One genomic segment of Thermoplasmatales archaeon includes these proteins:
- the polX gene encoding DNA polymerase/3'-5' exonuclease PolX codes for MKNKELADIFADMASFESLEESENARFKTRAYQKVAAILDSLQEDIAEIYKKGGVKALMEIPGIGKAIAEKIEEYLTTGKISKYEEYKEKYPIDFKELTKIEGLGTKTALSLYKDLGIKNLADLKDAISKHEISKLPGFGVKSEELLDKGVKQLESSKGRLLLSEALPVAQSIAERLRKSGLADKVEIAGSTRRMRDTIGDIDILAIGTSSSEIMDFFTGLEDVERTVVKGPSKTTVYLKIGTTCDLRVIEPGRFGAAMQYFTGSKDHNIQVRKVAIDNGYKLNEYGLYDRTGKMVSGVDEQELYNKLGMDWIPPEMRENRGEIELAMKHKLPNLIQYSSLRGDLHTHTKDTDGSNTLEEMVEYARKYGLEYIATTNHTKSLKVARGMDEARFADYFSKVDRLNEELGKDFHVLKGAEVDILKDGSLDLENKTLREMECVVASVHSNFNMSKDEMTKRAITALDSGYVNILGHPTGRLINERPPFQIDLEKVAESAEANKVILEINAFPTRLDLKDTDIMLTSKFKVNYAIDSDAHNISHYNVLKYGIGTARRGWLESDRVVNTFDLSKALRMLKK; via the coding sequence ATGAAAAACAAGGAACTTGCCGACATCTTTGCTGATATGGCATCCTTTGAGAGTCTTGAGGAATCGGAAAATGCGAGATTCAAAACCAGAGCATATCAGAAAGTTGCTGCCATCCTAGATTCTCTGCAGGAAGATATCGCCGAAATTTACAAGAAAGGTGGGGTGAAAGCTCTAATGGAGATCCCTGGTATCGGAAAAGCTATTGCTGAAAAGATTGAGGAATATCTCACAACAGGAAAAATTTCCAAATACGAAGAATACAAGGAAAAGTATCCGATAGATTTCAAAGAGCTCACGAAGATAGAGGGTCTAGGCACTAAGACTGCTCTTTCCCTCTACAAGGATCTAGGAATAAAGAATCTAGCTGATCTTAAGGATGCGATTTCCAAGCACGAGATAAGCAAGCTTCCTGGATTTGGCGTGAAAAGCGAAGAACTTCTGGACAAAGGGGTAAAACAGTTAGAATCAAGCAAAGGTCGCCTTCTGCTATCTGAGGCACTTCCAGTTGCACAATCCATTGCGGAAAGGCTCAGGAAAAGTGGTCTGGCGGATAAGGTAGAAATAGCTGGCTCAACCCGAAGGATGCGGGATACGATCGGTGACATAGACATACTGGCCATCGGCACGAGCAGCAGCGAGATAATGGATTTCTTTACAGGGTTGGAGGACGTCGAGAGGACAGTTGTCAAGGGGCCATCAAAAACAACGGTATATTTGAAGATAGGAACAACATGCGATCTCCGTGTTATTGAGCCAGGTAGATTTGGAGCCGCAATGCAGTACTTCACGGGAAGCAAGGATCACAATATTCAGGTAAGGAAAGTTGCAATCGACAACGGTTACAAACTCAACGAATATGGACTCTATGACCGTACCGGGAAGATGGTCTCTGGTGTGGACGAGCAAGAATTGTATAATAAACTGGGTATGGACTGGATTCCTCCCGAAATGAGGGAGAATAGAGGAGAAATAGAACTGGCCATGAAGCACAAATTGCCAAATCTTATCCAATACTCGAGCTTAAGGGGTGATCTTCATACTCATACGAAAGACACTGACGGGTCAAACACACTTGAAGAAATGGTTGAATATGCAAGGAAATACGGCCTCGAGTACATAGCAACAACAAATCATACAAAGAGCCTCAAGGTTGCACGAGGTATGGATGAGGCAAGGTTTGCCGACTATTTTTCCAAGGTCGATAGATTAAATGAAGAATTGGGAAAGGATTTTCATGTGCTGAAAGGCGCAGAGGTTGATATACTGAAAGATGGGTCCCTTGATCTCGAGAACAAAACGCTAAGAGAGATGGAATGCGTTGTCGCATCCGTTCATTCTAATTTCAACATGAGCAAAGACGAGATGACAAAGAGAGCAATAACTGCCCTGGATTCAGGATATGTAAATATACTGGGCCACCCAACGGGCCGACTGATAAATGAACGTCCACCTTTTCAGATCGATCTGGAGAAGGTTGCTGAATCAGCGGAAGCGAATAAGGTGATATTAGAAATTAACGCGTTTCCGACCAGGCTTGATCTTAAGGATACAGACATAATGCTAACATCAAAATTCAAGGTTAATTATGCAATAGACTCTGATGCACACAATATATCACATTACAACGTCCTGAAGTACGGGATTGGAACCGCGAGGAGGGGCTGGCTTGAATCCGATCGTGTCGTGAACACATTCGATCTCAGCAAAGCTCTAAGGATGCTGAAGAAATGA